One region of Sandaracinaceae bacterium genomic DNA includes:
- a CDS encoding OmpA family protein, protein MLRNITLILAILSLSVVAGCKRGEAEPTTPEPEPAATEPAADDEDGVHFEGSRLVIPRKIQFANDSADILPESDGLLDSITALLRRSGSVSTLIVTGHTDVRGTEEDNQSLSERRAAAVVAALRERGLSINITSAGRGESEPLCTEETDECHEQNRRVDFVVETVAR, encoded by the coding sequence ATGCTTCGCAACATCACTCTGATCCTCGCCATCCTCTCCCTCTCGGTCGTCGCCGGCTGCAAGCGCGGTGAGGCCGAGCCCACCACGCCCGAGCCGGAGCCGGCGGCAACGGAGCCCGCCGCCGACGACGAGGACGGCGTCCACTTCGAGGGTTCGCGCCTGGTCATCCCGCGCAAGATCCAGTTCGCCAACGACAGCGCCGACATCCTGCCGGAGTCGGACGGCCTGCTCGACAGCATCACCGCCCTGCTGCGCCGCAGCGGGTCCGTCAGCACCCTGATCGTGACCGGCCACACCGACGTCCGCGGCACCGAAGAGGACAACCAGAGCCTCTCCGAGCGCCGCGCCGCCGCCGTGGTCGCCGCCCTCCGCGAGCGTGGCCTGAGCATCAACATCACGTCCGCCGGTCGTGGCGAGTCGGAGCCCCTCTGCACCGAAGAGACCGACGAGTGTCACGAGCAGAACCGCCGCGTGGACTTCGTGGTGGAGACGGTCGCCCGCTGA
- a CDS encoding DUF1295 domain-containing protein, producing MNFTADPTFNLALTVAFAIVALTLVAAPFIASPYGRFATDRFGMSLDPRVGWFLMELPATLLFFWVYLRSPERAEPFAMFVAFVWGVHYLNRGFLMPLFMRVPKGQKSSFGLMVVMIGWVVTSLHGYLNATWTTALFPERGTAWFTDPRFIVGVTLYYGGLLVNLHSDHILRTLRTKDEVARGERHYRIPQGGLFRYVTNPSYFSELVFWIGFAVFTWSPAGIYIFAISAANLVPRAIATHKWYQERFPDYPKERKALIPFIW from the coding sequence ATGAACTTCACCGCGGATCCCACGTTCAACCTCGCCCTGACCGTCGCCTTCGCCATCGTGGCGCTCACGCTGGTGGCGGCACCCTTCATCGCGTCCCCGTATGGCCGCTTCGCCACCGACCGCTTCGGGATGTCGCTCGACCCGCGCGTCGGATGGTTCCTGATGGAGCTGCCCGCCACGCTGCTGTTCTTCTGGGTGTACCTGCGCAGCCCTGAGCGCGCGGAGCCGTTCGCCATGTTCGTGGCTTTCGTGTGGGGCGTGCACTACCTGAACCGCGGCTTCCTCATGCCGCTCTTCATGCGCGTGCCCAAGGGCCAGAAGAGCAGCTTCGGGCTCATGGTGGTCATGATCGGCTGGGTGGTCACGTCGCTCCACGGCTACCTGAACGCCACCTGGACCACGGCGCTGTTCCCCGAGCGGGGCACCGCGTGGTTCACCGATCCGCGCTTCATCGTGGGCGTCACCCTCTACTACGGCGGCCTACTGGTGAACCTGCACTCGGACCACATCCTGCGCACGCTGCGCACCAAGGACGAGGTGGCCCGCGGCGAGCGGCACTATCGCATCCCGCAGGGCGGGCTCTTCCGCTACGTGACCAACCCCAGCTACTTCAGCGAGCTGGTGTTCTGGATCGGCTTCGCCGTCTTCACCTGGTCCCCGGCCGGCATCTACATCTTCGCCATCAGCGCCGCCAACCTGGTGCCGCGCGCCATCGCCACCCACAAGTGGTACCAGGAGCGCTTCCCGGACTATCCGAAGGAGCGCAAGGCGCTCATCCCCTTTATCTGGTAG
- a CDS encoding TonB family protein, with protein sequence MSTLSFEAALAFGSRGEGLGGVGAVFLAGALHLGLALLSLTLPAASPHTPPLATSMEVDLAAWRAPTTPELDAPLLRPPEAPEPVPAAAAEPVRVAREPRELAPQATEQPPPEPPPAAHAGALLTATADPSAGATPVRFVSDPTGTRFGFGVVARGGTASHGVLGASASGQGPPSPMPTLQPPSAGPVVTPASQLSRPPRLDEQDACRGHFPAGSRVDQGVVTLRVVVQASGAAARVSVERETPVDQGFGQAARQCLRAARFTPALGVDGTPTTAAARVTIRFSR encoded by the coding sequence ATGAGCACGCTGTCGTTCGAGGCGGCGCTGGCGTTCGGCTCCCGTGGCGAGGGGCTGGGCGGCGTGGGGGCGGTGTTCCTCGCCGGGGCGCTGCACCTGGGCCTGGCGCTGCTGTCGCTCACGCTGCCGGCGGCCAGCCCGCACACGCCGCCGCTCGCCACCAGCATGGAGGTGGACCTGGCCGCCTGGCGCGCGCCAACGACCCCCGAGCTGGACGCTCCCCTCCTCCGCCCGCCCGAGGCGCCCGAGCCTGTGCCCGCAGCTGCGGCGGAGCCCGTGCGCGTGGCCCGCGAGCCCCGCGAACTCGCCCCGCAAGCCACCGAGCAGCCGCCGCCCGAGCCGCCTCCCGCGGCCCACGCGGGGGCCCTGCTCACCGCCACGGCGGACCCCAGTGCGGGCGCCACGCCGGTCCGCTTCGTGAGCGACCCGACCGGCACCCGCTTCGGCTTTGGCGTGGTCGCGCGCGGCGGCACCGCTTCCCACGGGGTGCTCGGGGCCAGCGCGAGCGGGCAGGGCCCACCCAGCCCCATGCCCACGCTGCAGCCGCCTTCCGCGGGGCCCGTGGTCACCCCAGCGTCGCAGCTCAGCCGCCCACCGCGCTTGGACGAGCAGGACGCATGCCGCGGCCACTTCCCCGCCGGCAGTCGCGTGGACCAAGGCGTGGTCACCCTGCGCGTGGTGGTCCAGGCCAGCGGCGCGGCCGCGCGGGTCAGCGTGGAACGCGAGACGCCAGTGGACCAGGGCTTCGGCCAGGCGGCCCGGCAGTGCCTGCGCGCCGCGCGCTTCACACCTGCCCTCGGCGTGGACGGAACCCCCACCACGGCAGCGGCGCGCGTGACCATCCGTTTTTCTCGCTGA
- a CDS encoding biopolymer transporter ExbD, translating to MASVGPSGDDGITEINVTPFVDITLVLLVIFMVTAKLMSPAALPLDLPQAATGGETQTMLVVGVDAQGHMTADGEALTDDAALRVLAARRLAEVPELRTVIQASSSASHGAVVHVLDELRIAGVHRVAFAVEPAP from the coding sequence ATGGCGTCCGTGGGCCCCTCGGGGGACGATGGCATCACGGAGATCAACGTCACGCCCTTCGTGGACATCACGCTGGTGCTGCTGGTGATCTTCATGGTGACCGCCAAGCTCATGTCGCCCGCGGCGCTGCCGCTGGACCTGCCGCAGGCCGCCACGGGCGGTGAGACGCAGACGATGCTGGTGGTGGGCGTGGACGCGCAGGGCCACATGACGGCCGATGGCGAAGCGCTCACGGATGACGCGGCGCTGCGTGTGCTCGCGGCGCGCCGTCTGGCGGAGGTGCCCGAGCTGCGCACCGTGATCCAGGCGTCGTCGAGCGCCAGTCACGGCGCGGTGGTGCACGTGCTGGACGAGCTGCGCATCGCCGGGGTGCATCGCGTGGCCTTCGCGGTGGAGCCCGCGCCATGA
- a CDS encoding TonB-dependent receptor, with amino-acid sequence MTRHSPPLVRPALFTLLLAMAQSSPGFAQAPAEEPAPTPAPAPELVAPRLIEATAPEIADEHWNALEVTSVLLELTLDAQGQVTDARVLTGTNVPEVDAAVLAAAALLRFEPATNAGVPIPALIAFRFELSAGREEQPPLAPATAPPAEPAPAQTPATPTSPSETTGDDDIADIDLEVRGEATPREATRHAIEGVEIRRIPGTNGDAIRAIETMPGVARPAGFEGLLIVRGSAPQDTQVFVDGALIPLAYHFGGITSVVPAEILERLEFRPGNFGPEYGRGMGGVVELGVRSPRREGFAGLVQVDLLDARFIVEGALSERTRFLLAGRRSWVDAWLGRMMEGGGTQVRTAPVYYDWQAILEHDLTRRTTARLMFLGSDDRLAIVVESPSAQDPEFGGAISGRTAFTRLQLRLDSRLTDDVRWTQSLTWGTEALDIKVGDNFADVGTHTLQARSEVRAALGQHVSLTSGVDVLWSRYDVSLRLTPYPTANEPPGPNFGRPARSVTAEPSSVRPGAYLHLDVSPVEGLRLMPGLRVDYAQDNGRVTVDPRFAARWDVHERARRTTLKAAVGLFHQPPQPVESMLDTRFTVRSSRALHASVGVEQQLTPHFELSLEGFWKDFDDLAVARGADTDSVIGVRFDNAGEGRAYGGELMLRYRPGGGPFFGWVAYTLSRSERRDGDSGPYETMQYDQTHILSAVGSLDLGRGWSLGARFRYVTGAPHTPYAGGVFDSDGGAFSPVSDQGAFSARLASFHQLDLRVDKTWTFEAWRLTAYLDIRNAYNRQNAEGVSYNFDYSRSAPLSGLPFLPVIGLRGEL; translated from the coding sequence ATGACGCGACACAGCCCACCCTTGGTTCGCCCTGCCCTCTTCACGCTGCTGCTGGCCATGGCGCAGAGCTCGCCCGGCTTCGCTCAGGCCCCAGCGGAAGAGCCCGCACCTACGCCTGCGCCCGCCCCCGAGCTGGTGGCGCCGCGGCTGATCGAGGCCACCGCACCCGAGATAGCGGATGAGCACTGGAACGCGCTCGAGGTGACCTCGGTGTTGCTGGAGCTGACGCTCGACGCGCAGGGCCAGGTCACCGACGCGCGCGTGCTCACGGGCACCAACGTGCCGGAAGTGGACGCCGCCGTGCTGGCCGCCGCCGCGTTGCTGCGCTTCGAGCCCGCGACGAACGCAGGCGTGCCCATCCCGGCGTTGATCGCGTTCCGCTTCGAGCTGAGCGCGGGCCGCGAGGAGCAGCCCCCTCTAGCCCCCGCCACCGCGCCGCCAGCCGAGCCTGCGCCCGCGCAGACACCCGCAACCCCCACATCCCCGAGCGAGACCACGGGGGACGACGACATCGCCGACATCGACCTCGAGGTGCGCGGTGAGGCCACCCCGCGCGAGGCCACGCGCCACGCGATCGAGGGCGTGGAGATCCGTCGCATCCCGGGCACCAACGGCGACGCCATCCGCGCCATCGAGACCATGCCCGGTGTGGCGCGCCCCGCCGGCTTCGAGGGCCTGCTCATCGTGCGCGGCTCGGCGCCGCAAGACACGCAGGTGTTCGTGGACGGCGCGCTCATCCCGCTGGCCTACCACTTCGGCGGCATCACCTCGGTGGTGCCCGCCGAGATCCTGGAGCGCCTCGAGTTCCGACCCGGGAACTTCGGCCCCGAGTACGGGCGCGGCATGGGTGGCGTGGTGGAGCTGGGTGTGCGCTCGCCCCGGCGCGAGGGCTTCGCTGGCCTGGTGCAGGTGGACCTCTTGGACGCGCGCTTCATCGTGGAGGGGGCGCTGAGTGAGCGCACGCGCTTCCTGCTGGCAGGCCGGCGCTCGTGGGTGGACGCCTGGCTCGGCCGCATGATGGAGGGCGGAGGAACGCAGGTGCGCACCGCCCCGGTCTACTACGACTGGCAGGCCATCCTGGAGCACGACCTCACGCGCCGCACCACCGCTCGATTGATGTTCTTGGGGTCGGACGACCGGCTGGCCATCGTGGTGGAGTCGCCCAGCGCGCAGGACCCCGAGTTCGGTGGGGCCATCTCGGGACGCACGGCCTTCACGCGCCTGCAGCTGCGCCTCGACTCGCGCCTGACCGACGACGTGCGCTGGACCCAGAGCCTCACCTGGGGCACCGAAGCGCTCGACATCAAGGTGGGCGACAACTTCGCCGACGTGGGGACGCACACGCTGCAGGCGCGCTCCGAGGTGCGTGCGGCGCTGGGCCAGCACGTGAGCCTGACGAGCGGCGTGGACGTGCTGTGGTCGCGCTACGACGTGTCGCTTCGGCTGACCCCCTACCCCACCGCCAACGAGCCGCCGGGCCCCAACTTCGGCCGGCCTGCGCGCTCGGTGACCGCGGAGCCGAGCTCCGTGCGGCCAGGCGCGTATCTGCATCTCGATGTGAGCCCCGTGGAGGGACTGCGCCTCATGCCCGGCCTCCGCGTGGACTACGCGCAAGACAACGGACGCGTGACCGTGGACCCACGCTTCGCGGCCCGCTGGGACGTTCACGAGCGTGCGCGGCGCACCACGCTGAAGGCGGCCGTGGGGCTCTTCCACCAGCCCCCGCAGCCCGTGGAGAGCATGCTGGACACCCGCTTCACCGTGCGCAGCAGCCGCGCCCTGCACGCGAGCGTGGGTGTGGAGCAGCAGCTCACGCCGCACTTCGAGCTGTCGCTGGAGGGCTTCTGGAAAGACTTCGACGACCTGGCCGTGGCGCGTGGCGCCGACACCGACAGTGTCATCGGGGTGCGCTTCGACAACGCCGGCGAGGGCCGCGCCTACGGCGGCGAGCTGATGCTGCGCTACCGCCCCGGCGGCGGGCCCTTCTTCGGCTGGGTGGCCTACACGCTCTCGCGCAGCGAGCGGCGTGACGGAGACAGCGGCCCCTACGAGACCATGCAGTACGACCAGACGCACATCTTGAGCGCGGTCGGCAGCCTGGACCTCGGGCGTGGCTGGTCGCTGGGCGCCCGCTTCCGCTACGTGACCGGCGCACCCCACACGCCCTATGCCGGTGGCGTGTTCGACTCGGACGGCGGTGCGTTCTCGCCCGTGTCCGACCAGGGCGCGTTCTCGGCGCGGCTGGCGTCATTCCACCAGCTGGACCTGCGCGTGGACAAGACGTGGACCTTCGAAGCGTGGCGCCTCACCGCCTACCTGGACATCCGCAACGCCTACAACCGCCAGAACGCGGAGGGCGTCTCCTACAACTTCGACTACTCGCGCAGCGCGCCGCTGTCGGGGCTCCCGTTCCTGCCGGTCATCGGCCTGCGAGGTGAGCTGTGA
- a CDS encoding MotA/TolQ/ExbB proton channel family protein, translating to MIFLSLVSISVMLERALFFRSIAEDVEVIARRLSALLGAADYDGALALMRSSPSAEAAVVLAGLLDAPRGVRAAREAMAGAAALQRKRLERRLGYLGTLGSNAPFVGLFGTVVGVVMAFEELGASDGSTANAAVMASIAEALVATAIGLAVAIPAVAAFNAFQRRIKGIAYDTDALAHVLLAHLEGESHQGAR from the coding sequence ATGATCTTTCTCTCGCTCGTGAGCATCAGCGTCATGCTGGAGCGCGCGCTCTTCTTCCGCTCCATCGCAGAGGACGTGGAGGTCATCGCGCGGCGCCTCAGCGCGCTGCTGGGCGCCGCCGACTACGACGGGGCGCTCGCGCTCATGCGCTCGTCTCCCTCCGCCGAAGCAGCCGTGGTGCTGGCTGGGTTGCTGGACGCCCCCCGCGGCGTGCGTGCTGCCCGCGAGGCCATGGCGGGCGCCGCAGCCCTGCAGCGAAAGCGCCTCGAGCGGCGCCTGGGCTACCTGGGAACGCTCGGCAGCAACGCGCCGTTCGTGGGCCTCTTCGGCACTGTGGTGGGCGTGGTCATGGCGTTCGAAGAGCTGGGCGCCAGCGACGGCAGCACGGCCAACGCGGCCGTCATGGCCAGCATCGCCGAGGCGTTGGTGGCCACCGCGATTGGTCTCGCCGTGGCCATCCCCGCGGTGGCGGCCTTCAACGCCTTCCAGCGGCGCATCAAGGGCATCGCCTACGACACGGACGCGCTGGCGCACGTGCTGCTGGCGCACCTCGAGGGCGAGTCCCACCAGGGGGCACGCTGA
- a CDS encoding RtcB family protein, whose protein sequence is MSISALRTGEGNAEVRLWTELASVESSALDQLRNIARLPWVFHHVAVMPDVHFGKGATVGSVIAMKDAVCPAAVGVDIGCGMAAVRTNLTAADLPDSLALLRMRVEKAIPVGFSSHEKVPKQAEKSRLWKGFPELHGKVQDMRGKARKQMGTLGGGNHFIELCLDTEDRVWMMLHSGSRNIGKTLAEIHMGIARKLAHNRALPDPDLAAFLAGTPEMDAYRRDLFWAQGYALENRRIMLELYRDVLRGLFKKVTFEEPIECHHNYVSEEHHFDEDVLVTRKGAISARQGQLGIIPGSMGTRSYIVRGLGNPESFQSASHGAGRRMSRGQAKREFTLADLAAQTEGVECRKDHTVLDEIPGAYKDIDVVMAQQADLVEVVATLRQVMCVKG, encoded by the coding sequence ATGTCCATCTCAGCGCTACGTACCGGTGAAGGCAACGCGGAGGTCCGCCTCTGGACCGAGCTCGCGTCCGTGGAGTCGTCGGCGCTCGACCAGCTGCGCAACATCGCGCGGCTGCCGTGGGTGTTCCACCACGTGGCGGTCATGCCCGACGTGCACTTCGGCAAGGGCGCCACGGTGGGCTCGGTCATCGCCATGAAAGACGCCGTGTGCCCCGCGGCGGTGGGCGTGGACATCGGCTGCGGCATGGCCGCCGTGCGCACCAACCTCACCGCGGCGGACCTGCCGGACTCGCTGGCGCTGCTGCGCATGCGCGTGGAGAAGGCCATCCCCGTGGGCTTCTCGTCGCACGAGAAGGTCCCGAAGCAGGCCGAGAAGTCGCGCCTGTGGAAGGGCTTCCCCGAGCTGCACGGGAAGGTGCAGGACATGCGCGGCAAGGCCCGCAAGCAGATGGGCACGCTCGGCGGTGGCAACCACTTCATCGAGCTGTGCCTCGACACCGAAGACCGCGTCTGGATGATGCTGCACTCGGGCTCGCGCAACATCGGCAAGACGCTGGCCGAGATCCACATGGGCATCGCGCGCAAGCTGGCGCACAACCGCGCGCTGCCGGACCCGGACCTGGCCGCGTTCCTGGCCGGCACGCCCGAGATGGACGCCTACCGCCGCGACCTCTTCTGGGCGCAGGGCTACGCGCTCGAGAACCGCCGCATCATGCTGGAGCTCTACCGCGACGTGCTGCGCGGGTTGTTCAAGAAGGTCACGTTCGAAGAGCCCATCGAGTGCCACCACAACTACGTCTCGGAGGAGCACCACTTCGACGAAGACGTGCTGGTCACGCGCAAGGGCGCCATCAGCGCGCGCCAGGGACAGCTGGGCATCATCCCGGGCAGCATGGGCACCCGTTCGTACATCGTGCGCGGCCTCGGCAACCCCGAGAGCTTTCAGTCGGCCTCTCACGGCGCTGGCCGGCGCATGAGCCGCGGCCAAGCCAAGCGCGAGTTCACCCTGGCCGATCTCGCGGCGCAGACCGAAGGCGTGGAGTGCCGCAAGGACCACACCGTGTTGGACGAGATCCCCGGGGCCTACAAGGACATCGACGTGGTCATGGCGCAGCAGGCAGACCTGGTGGAGGTCGTGGCCACGCTGCGGCAGGTCATGTGCGTGAAGGGCTAG
- a CDS encoding PAS domain S-box protein: MSATSKTKPPPASGADLERDRVLENLRASEQRLAAIIENSPGVAVQVYDRAGRVLEWNRASEAMFGFSREAALGRTLDQLIHTQEAADAFVATLASIAASGAPVGPAEHHFKRLDGSNGVCLSTIFAIPGSPRDLNFVCMDVDVTALHESNAALRETRSRFEAIFHQTFQFIGLLDTAGTLLEANRSSLEFAGVKNEDVIGRPFWEAVWWSHSPEQQALLRDAITRSAAGEFVRFEAMHSRPDGTPAYVDFSLKPVRGDDGKVVLLIPEGRDISDLKHAEAEVQRRVARFRSIAEAMFDAHYEWDVATQRIWRSDSFLRLAGTVDEHDGGYSWWRDRVHPDDYEAASASIAHAVSAHVPRYDMRYRFRAADGTYRWLADRGCLEFAADGSVARTVGAIRDVTHEVEAEAAREAMEERIRASQKLESLGLLAGGIAHDFNNFLTGVLGYAALAEMELPEQSPARKSVTQIQSVALQAAELTRQMLAYSGRGAFVVKPMGLDALVVEMRPLLAKVVSRKAQLSFILAPAPVRADGAQMRQIVMNLITNASDALGSSTGQISVRTGTRIMTAEDLASPFSDATLPAGDYAYFEVRDTGEGMTAETRARIFDPFFTTKVKGRGLGLAAVLGIVRGHGGVVHVDSEVGHGTTFRLVLPVETATHALPTASLQGAPSRGAGVVLIVEDEEMIRSTTRTALELAGFEVHGAFDGQDGIDAYHRLGGAVDVVLLDLTMPRKGGWEVLTELRALRPDLPVLLMSGFDRPDGRAGIAPGTVYEFIQKPFHMRELVERLSSMMPAAPHKQTNS, encoded by the coding sequence GTGTCAGCGACGTCGAAAACCAAGCCCCCGCCCGCCAGTGGTGCCGATCTCGAGCGAGACCGGGTGCTCGAGAACCTGCGCGCCAGTGAGCAGCGCCTCGCGGCGATCATCGAGAACTCACCCGGCGTGGCGGTCCAGGTGTACGACCGCGCGGGCCGCGTGCTCGAGTGGAACCGCGCGTCCGAGGCCATGTTCGGGTTCTCCCGTGAGGCGGCGCTGGGACGCACGCTCGACCAGCTCATCCACACCCAGGAGGCCGCCGACGCGTTCGTGGCCACCCTGGCGTCCATCGCCGCGAGCGGCGCGCCGGTAGGCCCAGCCGAGCACCACTTCAAGCGCCTCGATGGCTCGAACGGGGTGTGCCTGTCCACCATCTTCGCCATCCCGGGATCGCCGCGAGATCTCAACTTCGTGTGCATGGACGTGGACGTCACGGCGCTGCACGAGTCCAACGCGGCGTTGCGCGAGACGCGCAGTCGCTTCGAGGCCATCTTCCATCAGACCTTCCAGTTCATCGGCCTGCTGGACACGGCCGGCACGCTGCTCGAAGCCAACCGCAGCTCGCTCGAGTTCGCGGGTGTGAAGAACGAAGACGTGATTGGTCGCCCATTCTGGGAAGCCGTCTGGTGGTCTCACTCACCCGAGCAACAGGCGCTCCTGCGTGACGCCATCACCCGATCCGCGGCGGGCGAGTTCGTGCGCTTCGAGGCCATGCACTCACGCCCGGACGGCACACCCGCCTACGTGGACTTCTCGCTGAAGCCCGTGCGCGGAGACGATGGGAAGGTCGTGCTGCTCATCCCGGAGGGCCGCGACATCAGCGACCTCAAGCACGCCGAGGCCGAGGTGCAGCGCCGCGTCGCGCGCTTCCGGTCCATCGCCGAGGCCATGTTCGACGCCCACTACGAGTGGGACGTGGCCACTCAGCGCATCTGGCGCAGCGACTCGTTCCTGCGCCTGGCGGGCACCGTGGACGAGCACGACGGGGGCTACAGCTGGTGGCGAGATCGAGTCCACCCGGACGACTACGAGGCCGCGAGCGCCAGCATCGCGCACGCCGTCTCGGCCCACGTGCCGCGCTACGACATGCGCTACCGCTTCCGGGCGGCCGACGGGACGTACCGCTGGCTGGCGGATCGCGGGTGCCTCGAGTTCGCGGCGGACGGCTCGGTAGCCCGCACCGTGGGCGCCATCCGCGACGTGACCCACGAGGTGGAGGCCGAGGCGGCGCGCGAGGCCATGGAGGAGCGCATTCGCGCCAGCCAGAAGCTCGAGAGCCTGGGTCTCTTGGCGGGCGGCATCGCGCACGACTTCAACAACTTCCTGACGGGCGTGCTGGGCTACGCGGCGCTGGCCGAGATGGAGCTCCCGGAGCAGTCGCCCGCGCGCAAGTCGGTCACGCAGATCCAGTCGGTGGCGCTCCAGGCGGCGGAGCTCACGCGGCAGATGCTGGCGTACTCGGGGCGCGGCGCCTTCGTGGTGAAGCCCATGGGCCTGGACGCGCTGGTGGTGGAGATGCGCCCGCTCCTGGCCAAGGTCGTTTCGCGCAAGGCCCAGCTCAGCTTCATCTTGGCGCCGGCTCCCGTCCGGGCCGACGGGGCGCAGATGCGGCAGATCGTGATGAACCTCATCACCAACGCCTCGGACGCGCTGGGGTCGTCCACCGGACAGATCTCGGTGCGCACGGGCACACGAATCATGACCGCCGAGGACCTCGCGAGCCCGTTCTCCGACGCCACGTTGCCCGCCGGCGACTACGCCTACTTCGAGGTGCGCGACACGGGCGAAGGGATGACGGCCGAGACCCGGGCCCGCATCTTCGACCCCTTCTTCACCACCAAGGTGAAGGGACGAGGCCTCGGGCTGGCCGCCGTGTTGGGCATCGTGCGTGGTCATGGTGGGGTGGTCCATGTCGACAGCGAGGTGGGCCATGGCACCACCTTCCGGCTGGTGCTGCCGGTGGAGACGGCCACACACGCGCTGCCCACGGCAAGCCTGCAGGGAGCGCCGAGCCGTGGCGCGGGGGTGGTGCTCATCGTCGAGGACGAAGAGATGATCCGCAGCACCACGCGCACCGCGCTCGAGCTGGCAGGCTTCGAGGTGCACGGCGCGTTCGACGGCCAAGACGGCATCGACGCCTACCACCGGCTCGGAGGCGCCGTGGACGTGGTGCTGTTGGACCTCACCATGCCCCGCAAGGGCGGCTGGGAGGTGCTGACCGAGCTGCGAGCGCTCCGCCCGGACCTGCCCGTCCTGCTCATGAGCGGCTTCGACCGGCCCGATGGCCGTGCGGGCATCGCTCCCGGCACGGTGTACGAATTCATCCAGAAGCCGTTCCACATGCGTGAGCTGGTGGAGCGCCTGTCCTCGATGATGCCTGCCGCCCCCCATAAACAGACGAATTCGTAG